ATCGAACCATGCAACAGATTGATGAAGCTAGTCATGCAATCAAGATCATGAGAAACAAGCATCATATCCATATCTATTACTACTATCAGTAAACCAAACGCTAACCCTCACTGAGGGGATAAGATGACATATGGAGCAGCGGAAGGAGATGCGGGTGTGTCGTTCGTCATGTCGCTAAGGAGGTGGTCGATGTCGGGGATGAAATTGTCATTGAAGAACTCGTCGTTGGGAATGTCGACGTTCGACAATGGGGAAGAGAAACAAACGCGAAGAGAAAATCATCTGAGTCcatttagggcctgtttggttccaaataagtcaccaacttataagtcaggtgacttaaaaccagtgacttataagtcacgcttgtttggttgtcacctgacttataagtcacctgaccacACATTCCCACACCAATCCATATCATGTAGGTGGTGGGACCCAcgcaaaagggggtgacttataagttttaagttgggatggagcaacttatgacttataagttgggtccgtttggcaaaataagtcacttttttcacttttcgacttataagttggtgacttatttagaACCAAACAGGCCCTCAGATTCGTCTCCCACTAGTAGATCAAACGTTTCAACTTCTTTCTTGCGTCACAAAAATGAAGCAACACATACATGTGGCATAGGTACTAGCGCGGTGCGGCAACGAAACACGATACAcgcgcgaggcgggcggcggaggaggagcacaTATGTATGTGCTTTCTTCTCAAACTCTTAGTTGTATGTGGAACAACTTCTCTTCTAAGTTGATCACAGCCATTCTCCACTAACGTGATGGGACTAAATTTTCCACACCCTCTTGTCATGCATTAACGGACCACATGGGCCTCTTGGGTTTACTAGAAATTATTGAAAAAAAGATCTGAATTAATAAATGGGCTAGAACCAATAATTCCAACAAAACGTTATTTTATCATCGGAATATTTACTAGCGTATGAATAGAAGCACTAAAGAGGGACAAAATTACAAAGTTTGAATGTGATCACGGTATTTTTTTGGTTGctaatgatacatcgacacgttagTACAGGTGCTTTGGATGGATTGAAGATCATGGTTAGCTAGGCTGTACATGTGAATGGCTTCTCAAGCATATTGTTCAACCGGATAAACTCCTTCTCGTGTCCTTCTTCCTTTCCGCAAATGAATTTCCCCTTTTTGGGATGAATGATCTCAAAGCTACGGGGGCAAAGTATACACACACTCCTGCGAGGTTTCTTTTCTGTTAAAAGAAAAAGAGATAAGTTAGTATTCATGTTATGAAATCACCCACATGCAGTATTCAAATAACTGTACAAGGATATATAGCCGCTCCAAAAGAATGTACACACATACTCTTGCGGGTGGGTGGCTGCGTCTGAAATGTAGATATCTTATCTGTGTAAGTATGAGAATGAAGCAAAAAGTCAGTTAATCATGGTTACGCAACCAAGTACCAAAAGAGATTAGTGAGGATCGGAGGAGGACTTACTGACGATAGCGCATGTCTCGACAACCACTCGGCAGCCCTGTATTTCGACAGCCTTGTCATCATCGCCACAGATGTACTTGTAGCGCAGCTCCCCGAAGAATTGCCGCACGGGGGTCTCAGGCGGAGCGCCCCTCCTGCGAGCCCAAAAGCTGACGTGGTGCCATGTCTCGCCTCTGAATATGACGGCCATGTTCATCAAAGGTTTGACAAGGTCGAACTCAGCACCCTGAAAATTAGTTGCCAGAACGGAGACAGTTGGGTTAACCCTCTAGTCAACTTACTGTCTCTTGACAATGAAAAGTTAAAGGTTTTTCCCGCAATAAAATAGAAAAGTACTACTCGATTCCAACAATAGATGTAATAAGCATTTTTCAGTGATTTTTGATTGTTCAGATAATGATCGGATCAGTTATGTACCGGGTTCTTGGAGTTGTAGTGGAGGAGGGCACAACGAGCATGGTGAATgacggaggcatctcgctctctgCAATTGCAATTAACGCATATACATAAGAAAAATATTACGCGAGGCCAGGGATACCAATCCGGAATTGTAGAAGAATTTAACTTACTCTTCTGATCGCTCTCTGTCCTCTGCGGCAACGGAAGAGAATACAGATCCCATCTATGTCTTGAGAATCTGCCTTGACTTTCCCCTCTTTGATTACCAGCCTTGCCCCTTGGCTTCCTCTCTCTTGGCTTGTTTGATTCGAGGACTTCATATGAGATCGCTGCAACTATATGGAGCGGCCGCCGGGGCGACGAAAAATTCTCCCAATCCGATCCGAGTCAAATTTGTAGGTTTGGCTGTAACTCTGCAGGATACCGCCGCAAACGTGAGCAGGAGATAACCGACAGGTGcaccgcaaaaaaaaagaaaaaaaaaagaagaaagaaagaaaaaaaatactgcGTTTCGTGCAAACCCCGTCGATCTCCAGCAACGAGGTGAAGAAACCGATCGCCCGACGGTGAAGCTGTTTTCCCCCGCCCCATTTCCTGAATAGAAATACTACTCCCGTTTAGATTTTTTTATAACCCAAAAGAAACAAGACATGGCAATTCCCATCATACATACAAAAAttaaattgccatggcaaattcaCAGTAAAAATTGCCGTGGTAtttttgttgacaccagattttggcatggtcaaaagcaCAATTAAGAaaacctcaaatggagaagtgcttgATGTAAcaaagttccgtatcgtcaaatgagaaactttgatattttggCCATATCCATCCGGTCCCATCTCTAAGGTCGAAGTTATGTTCaaagtactgagattttgtatccagaacactattcggctgattaggCTCCTAAGACTGCCTCGTATGGAAAACGGATCTACACGAATTATCTTCTGTAGCGCAGCTCCCCGGAGAATTGCCGCACGGGAGTCTCAGGCGGAGCACCCCTCCGG
Above is a window of Triticum dicoccoides isolate Atlit2015 ecotype Zavitan chromosome 5B, WEW_v2.0, whole genome shotgun sequence DNA encoding:
- the LOC119305222 gene encoding uncharacterized protein LOC119305222, with amino-acid sequence MGSVFSSVAAEDRERSEEERDASVIHHARCALLHYNSKNPGAEFDLVKPLMNMAVIFRGETWHHVSFWARRRGAPPETPVRQFFGELRYKYICGDDDKAVEIQGCRVVVETCAIVNKISTFQTQPPTRKKKKPRRSVCILCPRSFEIIHPKKGKFICGKEEGHEKEFIRLNNMLEKPFTCTA